A genome region from Halichondria panicea chromosome 15, odHalPani1.1, whole genome shotgun sequence includes the following:
- the LOC135349145 gene encoding uncharacterized protein LOC135349145 translates to MKLDVLFLIFTTMASLACGAPLPTTTDTTVDTPTQQPTTPPPSLKKLSEDANRASLESWQSASILLGHIQNVILAGYEVPPSPTCFQEERDPITYEHPHPSTDFQANLINDYTSLLSYRDYFDDVSTSNSEQPSSATTRSPNEEDPIASPKAIYTIELKDFTSSLNTLLVNMEKLLTAQNSSSLSLESNTGSILPTECYEKCYGQQVSVLEDYLTLSYNYIPTDISGLSDSKKN, encoded by the coding sequence ATGAAGCTAGACGTATTGTTCCTCATTTTCACCACCATGGCCTCTCTGGCCTGTGGAGCTCCTCTTCCCACCACCACAGACACCACTGTGGACACTCCCACTCAACAACCCACCACACCTCCACCAAGCCTAAAGAAACTATCAGAGGATGCAAACCGAGCCTCACTTGAATCCTGGCAGTCGGCAAGCATCCTGCTCGGCCATATCCAAAATGTGATCCTAGCTGGCTATGAGGTCCCTCCGTCCCCGACCTGCTTCCAAGAGGAGAGAGATCCCATCACGTACGAGCATCCTCACCCAAGCACTGACTTCCAGGCCAACCTTATCAACGACtacacctctctattgagctACAGAGACTACTTTGATGACGTGTCCACATCCAACAGCGAGCAGCCAAGCTCGGCCACTACTAGAAGCCCTAATGAAGAAGACCCTATAGCATCCCCTAAGGCAATCTACACAATCGAGCTGAAGGACTTCACGTCAAGCCTGAACACTCTACTAGTAAACATGGAGAAGCTATTGACTGCTCAAAACTCGAGTTCCCTAAGCTTGGAATCAAATACTGGATCTATCCTACCCACCGAATGCTATGAGAAATGCTATGGACAGCAAGTTAGTGTGCTCGAAGACTATCTTACCCTCTCCTACAACTACATTCCCACCGATATTAGTGGCCTGTCTGACTCCAAGAAAAACTGA
- the LOC135349137 gene encoding dr1-associated corepressor-like, with the protein MPPKRKKFESTFPAARIKKIMQLDDDVGRVASSVPVVISRAVEIFLESLLTRAADYADSRKAKTLTVSHMKHCIESERQWDFLKELTSKIADISAEQEEAAEKYVPKRGRKRRTSPSGGKARTGKRKQKQSVKKEESSESEDESPQPEREPPQPAAATTIKESQPVQLSESQSAEVSVPSLVTPVSVGGSLVTPVGVGGSLSSLTAGLQRVTSQENNSDDDYD; encoded by the exons ATGCCACCAAAGAGAAAGAAGTTTGAGTCCACTTTCCCAGCA GCCCGTATCAAGAAGATAATGCAGCTGGACGATGATGTGGGACGAGTAGCTTCCTCCGTTCCAGTCGTCATAT CTCGAGCAGTAGAGATATTTCTTGAGTCACTGTTGACCAGAGCTGCCGACTATGCTGACTCAAGGAAAGCAAAAACTCTCACAGTTAGTCACAT GAAGCACTGTATTGAGAGTGAGAGACAGTGGGACTTTCTGAAGGAGCTCACCTCAAAGATAGCAGACATCTCAGCCGAGCAAGAAGAGGCTGCAGAGAAGTATGTACCAAAGAGAGGCAG GAAGCGACGGACCAGCCCTAGTGGGGGCAAGGCTCGCACTGGCAAGAGGAAGCAGAAACAATCTGTGAAAAAGGAGGAGAGTTCCGAGAGTGAGGATGAGTCCCCTCAGCCTGAACGTGAGCCTCCCCAACCAGCTGCTGCTACCACGATTAAGGA atcTCAGCCTGTGCAGCTGTCTGAGAGCCAGTCTGCTGAAGTATCAGTGCCTAGTCTGGTGACCCCCGTCAGTGTGGGGGGCAGTCTGGTGACCCCCGTCGGTGTGGGGGGCAGTCTCTCCTCCCTCACGGCTGGACTGCAGAGAGTGACCAGTCAGGAGAACAATAGTGATGACGATTATGACTAG
- the LOC135349135 gene encoding zinc finger FYVE domain-containing protein 1-like has product MLAPEASLFETSLGRVCQEGLACEMGAGAEFYCQDCTTYQCSKCESLLHSTRELRAHTRTSLHGERGRTNQETASLKVKQPLLSVSSFLLVNEEEKLMVTDKAEFVQRLGCPGDCKAKVVSIFGNTGDGKSHTLNHTFFDGENVFPTSPGQSSCTIGVWAAYSPKHNAIFIDSEGLLGVSKNEHRRTRLLLKVLAVSDVVLYRTRAERLHNDLFTFLGDASDAYWKYFSPELKAASDRCSLDTPLSSLGPCVVIFHETLYTELLGEHGTVTSDPPEDGLTDSISCDDSDDSPPEFFSTEEVSEGDSRKKGNHQMTAEELLRIRFSELGYIPKAFSSVEYVGTRTQAPPTDFSGLCEVVRGLINNNVVRSPRRPDIVYTALKILNDKFSGNVSSVRMSSFPDAYFTCPEKCLSCGVRCDLSMNHLKNGESHKINGARCKYNHTFDNKTYLCKSCFDRGVESVVAPETSSTGESSWLGLAKYAWAGYVIECPHCGVIYRSRQHWYGNKDPESTAVKTDNKHIWPQDFATGQGSENVVRRLLDRVGDVAEAVGSVSAQPAKTISSWMSDQIAPKYWTPNSKILVCGECQKEFGSANTKHHCRACGGGFCERCSSKYMAVPWRGWGNVPVRVCVSCYKQAQGKPSHRSRKEERSNATTNTEKTAANEATVTARYMGEVVQSAIGLVTGAISYPKDVIVESARPSYWVPDAKIKHCNKCKSEFGPNDSKHHCRACGEGFCDKCSTHQIPVPSRGWDYPVRVCDLCVIRRDL; this is encoded by the exons ATGCTTGCTCCTGAAGCATCTTTGTTTGAGACCAGCCTAGGCAGAGTATGTCAAGAGGGCCTGGCTTGCGAGATGGGGGCTGGAGCAGAGTTCTACTGTCAAGACTGCACCACCTACCAATGCTCAAAGTGTGAGAGTCTACTCCACTCCACTAGAGAGCTCAGGGCACACACTAGAACTAGTCTCCATGGAGAGAGAGGCAGAACCAATCAAGAGACTGCATCGTTGAAAGTCAAACAACCACTCTTGTCCGTATCCAGCTTCTTGCTCGTGAATGAAGAGGAAAAACTGATG GTGACTGACAAGGCGGAGTTTGTGCAGAGGCTTGGTTGCCCTGGTGACTGTAAGGCAAAGGTGGTCTCCATATTTGGGAACACTGGAGATGGGAAATCACACACTCTCAATCATACGTTTTTCGATGGAGAAAAT GTGTTCCCCACTTCCCCCGGCCAGAGCTCCTGTACCATTGGAGTGTGGGCAGCCTACTCCCCCAAACACAACGCCATCTTCATCGACTCTGAGGGTCTCTTGGGTGTCTCTAAGAACGAGCACCGTCGTACTAGACTACTGCTCAAGGTGCTGGCTGTCTCCGATGTGGTTTTATATCGCACAAGAGCGGAGAGGCTTCACAACGACCTGTTCACTTTCCTAGGGGATGCATCCGATGCTTACTGGAAATACTTCAGTCCAGAGCTCAAG GCAGCGTCTGACCGCTGTTCCTTGGACACGCCCCTCTCCTCCCTCGGGCCCTGTGTTGTCATCTTCCATGAGACACTGTATACTGAGTTGCTAGGGGAACACGGCacagtgacctctgacccacCAGAAGATGGGCTCACTGACTCTATTAGCTGTGATGACTCTGATGACAGCCCTCCTGAGTTCttctccacagaggaggtcagCGAAGGAGACAGTCGCAAGAAAGGCAATCACCAAATGACAGCAGAGGAGCTGCTTAGAATAAG GTTTTCTGAGCTCGGTTACATTCCCAAGGCGTTCTCCTCAGTGGAGTATGTTGGTACACGCACCCAAGCCCCTCCCACTGACTTCAGTGGTCTGTGTGAGGTGGTGAGAGGACTCATCAACAACAACGTTGTCAGATCACCACGCCGACCAGACATAGTATACACTGCCTTGAAG ATTCTCAACGACAAGTTCAGTGGTAATGTATCCAGTGTGAGAATGTCCTCCTTCCCAGACGCTTATTTCACATGTCCTGAGAAATGTTTATCTTGTGG GGTTCGTTGTGATTTGAGCATGAACCATTTGAAAAATGGAGAATCTCATAAGATCAACGGAGCAAGGTGTAAGTACAACCATACCTTCGATAACAAGACCTACCTCTGCAAa TCATGTTTTGACCGTGGTGTGGAGAGTGTGGTGGCTCCTGAGACCTCCTCCACTGGGGAGTCCAGCTGGTTGGGTCTGGCCAAGTACGCATGGGCAGG gtatGTGATAGAGTGCCCACACTGTGGTGTGATTTACAGGAGCAGGCAGCACTGGTATGGCAACAAGGACCCAGAGTCAACAGCTGTCAAGACTGACAATAAGCACATATGGCCTCAG GACTTTGCCACTGGTCAAGGCTCAGAGAATGTTGTACGACGACTGTTAGATCGTGTGGGGGATGTGGCAGAGGCAGTGGGGAGTGTCTCTGCTCAGCCGGCTAAGACTATCTCCAGTTGGATGTCTGATCAAATAGCCCCCAAATACTGGACCCCTAACTCCAAGATCCTG GTGTGTGGGGAATGTCAGAAAGAGTTTGGCTCGGCCAACACGAAGCATCACTGCCGAGCGTGTGGAGGTGGTTTCTGTGAGAGGTGCTCCTCGAAATACATGGCTGTCCCTTGGAGAGGATGGGGCAACGtgcctgtgcgtgtgtgtgtctccTGTTACAAGCAAGCCCAAGGAAAACCCTCACACAGATCACGTAAAGAAGAGAGATCAAACGCTACGACAAACACCGAGAAGACAGCTGCAAACGAGGCCACTGTGACTGCTCGCTATATGGGAGAGGTGGTGCAATCTGCTATTGGTTTAGTAACTGGTGCTATAAGCTATCCTAAAGATGTCATTGTTGAGTCTGCTCGACCTTCATACTGGGTGCCCGATGCAAAGATAAAACACTGTAACAAATGTAAGAGTGAATTTGGACCGAATGACTCGAAGCATCATTGTCGAGCTTGCGGGGAGGGGTTTTGTGACAAGTGCTCCACCCATCAGATCCCTGTGCCGTCCAGAGGATGGGACTATccagtgcgtgtgtgtgaccTTTGTGTTATAAGAAGAGACTTGTGa
- the LOC135349136 gene encoding ribosomal oxygenase 1-like produces MAKKRSAFAIYQQLKTQEDMEEVKESQHSSGSSAEVLKEVPRKRKREQIVKKKKRPRVDSDEDVVESKKSRKVKERAERMKKLGKQVKSSGKRGDGVGDRPIRKKKTHVTTHKKSDRKMESTSSSELSVENGKGGDMVAENDQLDGDEISVHIPFRFQFKPNEFEDSRDAATDLFRLVINPVSTEQFFEQIWEKKPLVVHRHQKDYNSGWFSTQELDTILRENDVVFGTNIDVTTYEDGERQTHNPEGRAHASTVWEYFQGGCSVRLLNPATYSKSVWLLNSTLQEHFNSCVGANIYLTPADTQGFAPHYDDIEAFVLQLEGRKHWRVYAPKTTQDMLPLSSSGNFSEDDDLGPVVIDTILEPGDLLYFPRGFIHQASTLPESHSLHITVSTYQKNTWGTVIEKLLPSALKNAMVEDVDFRRGLPLDCTRFMGIVNSDKDDPRRVQFCEKISELMAKLIDYAPVDTAVDEVATDDIHNSLPPVLTQSENQSSVVGRGTRWIGGDVEEGIVLTPDTQIRLIRFGSVRLVIEDGETTLYYTLQNSKIYHEKELIGMQIHENDAPAMDYLINAYPEYVAISELPIEDGTDEDKVNLSHNLYSQGLLMTELHSE; encoded by the exons ATGGCCAAGAAACGCTCAGCCTTTGCTATTTACCAGCAATTAAAGACTCAGGAGGACATGGAGgaggttaaagagtcacagcATTCTTCAGGGAGCTCTGCTGAGGTGCTGAAAGAGGTACCAAGGAAAAGAAAGAGAGAACAGATTgtcaagaaaaagaaaaggcCAAGAGTTGATTCTGATGAG GATGTTGTCGAATCAAAAAAATCGAGAAAGGTTAAGGAACGAGCGGAGCGGATGAAAAAGCTGGGAAAGCAAGTGAAATCATCAGGCAAGCGAGGAGATGGTGTTGGGGATCGACCTATCAGGAAAAAAAAGACACATGTAACAACTCACAAAAAATCTGACAGGAAAATGGAGAGTACTAGTAGCTCAGAGCTCTCGGTGGAGAATGGCAAAGGAGGTGATATGGTGGCCGAGAATGACCAATTGGATGGGGACGAGATCAGTGTTCACATTCCATTCCGTTTCCAGTTCAAACCCAACGAATTCGAGGACAGTCGAGATGCAGCCACAGATCTGTTCAGGCTGGTCATCAACCCTGTATCCACTGAGCAATTCTTTGA GCAAATCTGGGAGAAAAAACCTCTTGTTGTGCATAGACACCAGAAGGACTACAACTCAGGCTGGTTCAGTACACAAGAGCTGGATACAATTCTCAGAGAG AATGACGTGGTTTTTGGGACTAATATAGACGTCACTACCTATGAGGATGGTGagagacagacacacaacccCGAGGGACGAGCACACGCCTCTACAGTCTGGGAGTACTTTCAG GGTGGTTGCTCAGTACGTCTTCTGAACCCAGCTACTTACTCTAAATCTGTCTGGTTGCTGAATTCCACCCTACAAGAGCATTTCAATAGCTGTGTGGGAGCAAATAT TTATCTGACCCCTGCTGATACCCAAGGGTTTGCTCCACACTATGATGACATAGAGGCCTTTGTCCTTCAACTAGAAGGGAGAAAACACTGGAGAGTGTATGCCCCAAA AACTACTCAAGATATGCTGCCACTCTCCTCAAGCG GAAATTTCTCTGAAGACGACGATCTAGGCCCTGTTGTAATAGACACCATTCTCGAACCTGGCGACCTACTGTACTTTCCAAGAGGGTTTATTCATCAA GCTAGCACACTACCTGAGTCTCATTCCTTGCACATCACTGTGTCTACCTACCAAAAAAACACTTGGGGAACAGTCATTGAAAAG CTCTTACCCTCAGCTTTAAAAAATGCTATGGTTGAAGATGTTGATTTCAGGAGAGGCCTCCCTTTAGATTGTACACGCTTCATGGGCATAGTCAACTCAGACAAG GATGACCCAAGACGAGTACAATTTTGCGAGAAAATTTCTGAATTGATGGCCAAACTAATCGATTACGCCCCAGTGGATACTGCTGTAGACGAG GTTGCAACAGACGACATTCACAACTCCTTGCCTCCTGTGCTGACTCAAA gtgAGAACCAAAGCAGCGTTGTTGGACGGGGAACCAGATGGATCGGTGGTGATGTTGAAGAGGGGATTGTTTTGACACCTGATACTCAAATCAGGCTAATTCGTTTTGGATCTGTTAG ACTAGTGATAGAAGACGGTGAAACCACTCTTTATTACACCCTACAAAATTCCAAGATCTATCACGAGAAGGAGCTCATAGGGATGCAAATTCATGAAAAT GATGCCCCGGCTATGGATTACCTGATCAATGCTTACCCTGAGTATGTGGCTATCTCTGAACTGCCTATCGAAGATGGAACTGATGAAGACAAG GTGAATCTGAGTCACAATTTGTACAGTCAGGGATTGCTAATGACCGAACTTCATTCAGAATAA
- the LOC135349139 gene encoding histone H4: MSGRGKGGKGLGKGGAKRHRKILRDNIQGITKPAIRRLARRGGVKRISGLIYEETRGVLKVFLENVIRDAVTYTEHAKRKTVTAMDVVYALKRQGRTLYGFGG, encoded by the coding sequence ATGTCTGGACGTGGAAAAGGAGGCAAAGGACTCGGAAAGGGAGGCGCCAAGCGCCACAGGAAGATTCTTCGTGACAACATCCAGGGAATCACCAAGCCCGCTATCCGTCGTCTTGCTCGCCGTGGTGGTGTCAAGCGTATCTCTGGACTGATCTATGAAGAGACTCGTGGTGTCCTGAAGGTATTCCTTGAGAATGTCATCCGTGATGCTGTCACCTACACTGAACACGCCAAGAGAAAGACTGTGACTGCCATGGATGTCGTCTATGCTCTGAAGAGGCAAGGACGTACTCTCTATGGATTCGGCGGTTAA